Sequence from the Prunus persica cultivar Lovell chromosome G5, Prunus_persica_NCBIv2, whole genome shotgun sequence genome:
attaagcaCCAGAGACTGAACCTTGCTTTAAGTATTAATTTGAATTCATAGCTAAGTTTTTCacaccaaaaacagaaaagaaactaAACTTTTCCTTTAAGGGACCAAGttgttgtttaatttaaaGTGCTGTGATACTCGTTAAGAAGAACAGAAGGAATACCAAAGGACTGCCACAGCAGACCAAATTTAACTGAccaaaatgtaattttataccTTTCTTCACTAATGAATGGTAGCCTAATTTGCTTGCTTTTCTTTGATAAACAAGAACGAAAACTTATACCATCGATAAACTGCAACAATACTTACAAAAAAAGAGCAACTTCTcaacaaaaagataatagTCTTTTACCTAGAATACATCTCCTAGAAGTTTGTAGTTTCCCTTCCCCTTCCCAGGCCCCCCTATTTCGTTTACCCACTGGATTAGTTGGTAAAATATTCTTACAAATAGATTACTAATCATATACCATAAttggcattttagtccaaCTGATGACCTATCTGCATACGAACATATAGAAACAGATTACCAGTATGGATGAAGTTCCAAAGTTCAAGCATCAAAAAAGCTCAAAACGTACTTGAATCAACAATAAGATAATTTGTCTTTCTCCGCAAGTCAACGTTACCCACTCCAGCCAGCAAAAATCCAGTTACAGTGTCCTACATGATAACAATCATCGCATCAGGAAGACAAATCAAAACTGCAACAACTATTTCAACCAAAAGAATTACAGAACAACATTATCCATACCTCATCAGCAATCATGGCAATGAGTGCTGCGCTCTTAGTGGGGATATGAGCTCTGCCAGCCATTCTAAGTTGATATCCACTACATCAGGCAGAAAAGAAACTATCAGGACAAATATGTGTTCTCACTGACTACATTAAACAGTATAATTTACAATGTACAGAACTAGAGCCCATCAATATGCTTGTCATTTGTGCCTGCTACAATTTAACCGGTACGAAAACCATTATTCTATGCCTTTTGGTTgctgaaataaaaaagaaacaaaaatttagaCCTCAAAGTTGAAGTGTGATTGGATTCATAGATACAGAAAGCCTTTTACCAATCAACAACTTCTTAAGTTCGGCTGAGGTGAGTTTCAATCACTCGAATTTTAGGACGTTAATAATGGTAAAACCTAAACTGGGTCAGCAcaatgcatatatatgtattaacaAATGACCAAATCTTGCACTAAGAAGGCGATTTTAGAAATCAACCCAAAAATCATATCAAAACCCATAAACCTAAAAACATGGAATCAATAGATTTTTCGTTCATTGGTGTCAAACGGAAAGCTAACAAatctggaaagaaaaagaaaaaacaaaacaacctcTCTCAATTGCGAAATTATGGGAGCCACGATCTCAGACAGATATAATCCAAACTGAAACAACACCAGATGTAAAACGATAGCGTAAATAAATCTGGTGGCTAAGAGATTACCTGAGATAAATTCAGGCGGGCCGTGAGGTGGatgagagagggagggagtgagaagaagagagatcGGGTCGATAGTCTATAAGATGCGAGGAAAGGATATAGTTGTAAAAATTGCAAACGTATTTATTTTCTCCTGTATAGTACATCTGTATATAACTAGCATACAAACCCATTTTATTtcgaaacaaaaaaatatatatccaaATTTTCTTCCAGCAAATTACAAATAACCCCTAAATCGATAATTTACAAAAGTTTATACAAACTCCTGTAAGTTTTGTGAGTCTCATTCTTTATGCTTAAGTGGTCTCTACCTCGGTAAAAATTGATAGAAAATTGATAATTTATTAAACAATTATaaagataaaattaaatttataaaacaaaaaaaattaaaacttcaaAACAATTCGGGTCCATTTGGGAGTACTTTTGAAAGGGTTAAAAATGCTTTCAGACAACCAAAAGCTCTTCTAACAGCATTTGACAGAAAAAGTTTAGAAATCCTTATAAGCCGTAGAAGTGTTTTTTGAAGAAGCACCTGTCATATGCTTCTTTAAGAAAACGTACTTCGATTTCTTAGGAAagtttcaatatttttataatataagcACTTCTAAAAATGCTTCTTAGAGTAACAGGCCCCTTCGTTGGTAGCGTGTTGTAGTTTACACTATCAATTCTAAAAATATAACTTCAATTcacaaataagaaataatCAATGGaattaaaaaagtaaaataagaaaaaagcaCGGGAGAATTCTCCGAAAAAAGACCGCGAAGCAAACAACGGTGGTGCATTGATACCCTTCCCTCTCCAACTAAAATTGTTTCTCTGTTCCCCCATTTcaccttaaaaaaaataaaaataaattgtttctctgtttttatttattttctcaaattcAAACCCTTCTGAATTTCCCTCTCTGCTTGACAAACTTATGGGCACAGGTATCTCGAATAAACCATGGTTAATCGTTGCTTTTCTACATACCcatttgccttttctttttttatgccTCCCCGggcatttggatttttttatttcattcaatGGGATATTTTTTGTGTGCTTATTCTTGCTTTGATTGATTGGTGAATTTCAGCACATAGTTTGACGGAGGAAGGGAGAAATGGGGGCAGGGAACTTACTTGGGACGATAAGGAGGTTTGTGGGCATTATCTGGTTCGCTTTTGTCCTTTCGATCTCTTCGTCAATACTCGAAGCGATATAGGTGCATTGCTATTCAATTCGTATTGAATTACACCTTTTTAACAGTCTATCTGGTTGCTTAGAAAAACCAACAAGGAATCAGGATTctgaattttagttttttgaatcatttgctttttttatatgtttggAGAGAGCAACACATCAATAACAGCacatcttttgttttcttaatcaGGACCCTGCCCTAAAATACATGACCCGAAGTTGAAAGAAAGGTGATTAACTGGATATTTTGTGTAGATTAGGATTTTCCTGTGGGAAATGTTACTTGGGTTTTCATCTTGCGTTTTTTCAGTGCATCCAAATTGaatgaaatataattataaagtCCTTCCCTTTTTCGCATGTCAACTTAATTGCTTTCATGATTTTGCTAACAATCTCCATTTTTATGAATAATTATCTGCTTTATATGTGTGGAATGATATGTTAGTTGCTTGCTGATGTTTCACATGTCATGATGTGCtgcttttttcattattttttttaagggttCTGTTCCTGGTGCTTGAACCCTTCgcaagccttttttttttttcatttttcttaccTGTAAACAGTTgatgaataaatatttttacattGTCTGGAAAAGGGTATATCATTGCTCCCATTAAGCTTTCATAGGAGCATCTAGATTGTTCTGTCAAAAgttgaagtttttttcttaaagATCAGATTATCATCTGAGTTCATTTAATACACTCTCTTCCTTTTCATCAGGAAACTTGAGAACTTGCTGTTTTCGTTTTCGtataaaacacaaaatacatCACCTGCTGCCtgctacatttttttttcttccctttttacCTGATATGGCATTGTGATTGTATTTTATTGTCTCAGTTTTAAgtggtttttttaatatgttgGTGATTTTAGTTTTGAGAAGTCCCCACAGCATGATGCATATGTGGCCAAGTTTGAAGCTGAACTTGCTCAGTTTTGTGAGATATTGGTAAGTTGCTCTTCTAGCCAGTGGGCATTATGATCTCGAATTATTCACATGTATGTCTTTGTCTTATTCTACTTGCATTGCAGGTGATGGATTTGGATAGAAGAGTAAGGCGTGAGAGAGAACGCCGTCATCAGGAGGTGGAACCTGCACCGCCACATCCACCGTCAACTGAACAGTTTGAACAGTTGTCTGTTGTGGaggaaaaattaaagaacTTGCTTGAACAAGTGGAGGCCCTTGGTGAAGCTGGGAAGATGGATGAAGCTGAAGCGCCCATGAGAAAGGTGTTGCTATTCTTTCCTGATTTTTCTGTTAAACATTTGTTTCCAAATTGTGCAAATAATTTTACCAGGAAGTCTGTGCACCCTGTGGTCCTGGCAACCAGGGGATTTTCCCTATCCTGTATTTCTTGATGGACTAACAGAATCTTTTGATCCTGTGATAGATGCCTAATAATAATGCTGTGGAGAATCCTGAAGCTGGTCGGGGCCGTCAGGTCCAGGGTGGTTCTAGTTCCCCCACTCTCTTCGGTAATAGCCAATCAAACTGGTATAGTGTTTTACTCCAGCAAATCTCAGTCTATGGGGTAGCCGCTGGCTACTGCTTATCTGCCTCGTTGCTTTCCATCATCAACAAATGGGCTGTCGTGAAATTTCCTTATCCTGGGGCACTAACTGCTTTACAGTATTTTACAAGTGTTATTGGGGTCCTCGTTTGTGGCCAGCTTAAGTTGATAGAGTACGATTCGCTTTACCTACTTACCATGTGGCGCTTCCTACCAGCAGCAATTATAttctacctctctctcttcactaaCAGTGAGCTCCTTCTCCATGCTAATGTTGACACTTTCATTGTCTTTCGTTCTGTTGTTCCAATTTTTGTTGCCATAGGAGAGACTCTTTTCTTGCACCAACCATGGCCATCAATGAGGACATGGACCTCACTTGCCACTATTTTGGGGGGAAGTGTGATTTTTGTACTAACAGATTACCAGTTCACAGTAACGGCTTATAGTTGGGCTCTAGCTTACTTGGTAAGCATGTCCATAGACTTTGTCTACATAAAGCATGTGGTAATGACCATTGGTTTAAATACATGGGGTCTTGTACTGTATAACAATCTTGAGGCTCTTCTACTGTTTCCGTTGGAACTACTTGTAATGGGTGAATTGAAGAAGATTAAGCATGAAATCTCAGATGAATCAGATTGGTATTCTCTTGAGGTGCTTTTGCCAGTGGGGTTATCATGTTTATTTGGTTTAtccatctctttctttggGTTTTCTTGCCGAAGGGCTATTTCTGCAACTGGATTTACTGTTCTTGGTATAGTGAACAAATTATTAACAGTTGTGATTAATCTGGTTATTTGGGACAAACATTCAACCTTTGTTGGTACAGTGGGCCTGTTGATATGCATGGCAGGTGGTGTTATGTATCAGCAATCTACAAGCAAGAAGCCTAAGGATGTGAATCAAGTAAAAGCACAAGAGACtgaggaagaaaaacaaaagttaattGAAACGAAAAGCAGCTTAGAAAGCAAGAACAATGAGAAATGGACTGTTGAATCTGAAGGGGGGAAATGACAGACGGCTTTCTTCAAGGTAATATTGTTTCGTTCTTTTGTGGCTtctggattttatttttctccaattCAGATTTATTGATTGATAAGTCGCCGATGGCAACTTCTCATTGGGATGAGTTAAAGACAGTTTGTGTTTGACAAAGCACACATGATCGACATGTTGGTTAAATGAGTTATATTTTTCAGCCACAAAATTCTTTGTACTGATGATTAATTTCTCAAGCCTCATCTGCAGCATTATTCGACCGGAGAACACCCTGTCAGATGAAGTGTTGCATTCTTTTGTTCTGTAAATTTATATTCATAAAAAAGTCCCAGTAGCAATAGCAATGCCTTATTTGTTGTAAGGATGCGGGATGTCTAAAGACATGCCTGCTAATATCAGAATGTTCCTTGTTTACCCAAGCTTATTTTTTTCAGTGTGCATGTAAAAATCACGGGAGATAGTGATCTAAGCAGTTCGCAATTCTGTGTAACATTTTTGAATGAGTATTAAAGGGTTTGGTTTACTGGTTGGTAATTTACCAAAAAGAACATATATTGGTTTGAGGATTATATTTTAGAATAGGTGATGCATGTTTTGCAATAGTAACTATTATCCATTTTAATCAAGGTTTTTCATGCTCTCTGACACATGTACTCCAAAATTTATGGAATTTCCTCTTCCCCTCCCTaccccaaataaataaaataaaataaaataaaaattacaggAAAACTTCTGGATTAAATACAACTATATAGTGGTGAAGTGTTTTTGTcataaattgttttgtttgagcTTGTTGGAGCATGAAATTTTGGGTCTTTCAAAATGTAATTTGATTTTCATGTTGAGAAGCCGGACACCATCTTCGATTGTCACTAGTGAGTGAGGAGGGGGGTACCTGCAAGAAAACACTCTGAAGCTCAAGTTAGTGTTCGTTCAGGAATATTGTAGTAGAATTAatcatctctttcttctcttatgTTGGAGGTTAGtcggccttttataggcactgAACACTTGGACTTGGAGTCCAATATCCCTTATCTATCTTCATGTTCAATGGTAGTGGATATCATGTTGATTCCCTCCACTCCCTCAAATTTAGGGTTCATGAGAAGTGGCTTGTTACTTGGGCCTTAACTTTTACTCCAGCAtaactaaattcataaatcaACATGGTAGCTGTGCTCTGGCTATGCTCTATGGTCTTCGTTTTGCTCAAGAGCTGGTTTTCTTGATGATCTTATTTTGGACTCTGATGCTCTTGCTGCTGTTCAAATGGTGTTGGCTGAGGAGGAATGTACAGTTGCAATAGAAGAAGGTAATATTGTCAATGAGATAAAAACATCTCTGAGTCTTTTTGGTCCTTGGTGATTCAATACAGACCACGTTTAGCAAACAAAGGTTGCTCATAGTCTAAGAGCACACCGTGCTCTTTGAGTGAGTTTACATGATTGTATGATTTGGATGATGGACTTGTTTCATTGGTTCAAGCTCATGCTGTTGTAAAttctactttttttatatttaattaattgtctcttaaaaaagaagaagatatattTACAAATAAACTCATTTTAAGC
This genomic interval carries:
- the LOC18776593 gene encoding GDP-mannose transporter GONST3 isoform X1 — its product is MGTAHSLTEEGRNGGRELTWDDKEVCGHYLVRFCPFDLFVNTRSDIGPCPKIHDPKLKESFEKSPQHDAYVAKFEAELAQFCEILVMDLDRRVRRERERRHQEVEPAPPHPPSTEQFEQLSVVEEKLKNLLEQVEALGEAGKMDEAEAPMRKMPNNNAVENPEAGRGRQVQGGSSSPTLFGNSQSNWYSVLLQQISVYGVAAGYCLSASLLSIINKWAVVKFPYPGALTALQYFTSVIGVLVCGQLKLIEYDSLYLLTMWRFLPAAIIFYLSLFTNSELLLHANVDTFIVFRSVVPIFVAIGETLFLHQPWPSMRTWTSLATILGGSVIFVLTDYQFTVTAYSWALAYLVSMSIDFVYIKHVVMTIGLNTWGLVLYNNLEALLLFPLELLVMGELKKIKHEISDESDWYSLEVLLPVGLSCLFGLSISFFGFSCRRAISATGFTVLGIVNKLLTVVINLVIWDKHSTFVGTVGLLICMAGGVMYQQSTSKKPKDVNQVKAQETEEEKQKLIETKSSLESKNNEKWTVESEGGK
- the LOC18776593 gene encoding GDP-mannose transporter GONST3 isoform X2 produces the protein MGAGNLLGTIRSFEKSPQHDAYVAKFEAELAQFCEILVMDLDRRVRRERERRHQEVEPAPPHPPSTEQFEQLSVVEEKLKNLLEQVEALGEAGKMDEAEAPMRKMPNNNAVENPEAGRGRQVQGGSSSPTLFGNSQSNWYSVLLQQISVYGVAAGYCLSASLLSIINKWAVVKFPYPGALTALQYFTSVIGVLVCGQLKLIEYDSLYLLTMWRFLPAAIIFYLSLFTNSELLLHANVDTFIVFRSVVPIFVAIGETLFLHQPWPSMRTWTSLATILGGSVIFVLTDYQFTVTAYSWALAYLVSMSIDFVYIKHVVMTIGLNTWGLVLYNNLEALLLFPLELLVMGELKKIKHEISDESDWYSLEVLLPVGLSCLFGLSISFFGFSCRRAISATGFTVLGIVNKLLTVVINLVIWDKHSTFVGTVGLLICMAGGVMYQQSTSKKPKDVNQVKAQETEEEKQKLIETKSSLESKNNEKWTVESEGGK
- the LOC18776593 gene encoding GDP-mannose transporter GONST3 isoform X3 yields the protein MDLDRRVRRERERRHQEVEPAPPHPPSTEQFEQLSVVEEKLKNLLEQVEALGEAGKMDEAEAPMRKMPNNNAVENPEAGRGRQVQGGSSSPTLFGNSQSNWYSVLLQQISVYGVAAGYCLSASLLSIINKWAVVKFPYPGALTALQYFTSVIGVLVCGQLKLIEYDSLYLLTMWRFLPAAIIFYLSLFTNSELLLHANVDTFIVFRSVVPIFVAIGETLFLHQPWPSMRTWTSLATILGGSVIFVLTDYQFTVTAYSWALAYLVSMSIDFVYIKHVVMTIGLNTWGLVLYNNLEALLLFPLELLVMGELKKIKHEISDESDWYSLEVLLPVGLSCLFGLSISFFGFSCRRAISATGFTVLGIVNKLLTVVINLVIWDKHSTFVGTVGLLICMAGGVMYQQSTSKKPKDVNQVKAQETEEEKQKLIETKSSLESKNNEKWTVESEGGK